The genomic segment TCATCGAGAACACGACGAGTAAATCCGTGAACGGCAGATCGGTCAATTCGTGCCCCACACCCACGGAGAAATACTGCAATCGCAATTCGGCGAGCGACAATCCGGCCACGGATTCTGTTGCACGAACAACGTATTCCAGCGTCTTGGTGCGTTGCCAATTCTCCAAAATCAATTGATGGATGCGGCTGCAGCGATTCATTCTCGCCTGGCTGAACTCTTCCCTCATCGTCTCACTTCATTTCTTCGGTAGTGATCTGCGGCTTCCACAGGTGGAATAGCACGCCGTGGCATTCTGTTCAACGGCTTCGCGTGAACGATGCATGAGAGAAGGTGAGCGTCAGAATGACGATGCGCGCGAAATGCGTTCACGCCCATTCAAAAGGTTGTCTTGGTTGCAGAGCCCCTTGTGCGGCATCTCCCGTCATTCCGCGGTGAAGATGCGTCAGTCGCCAATCGGTGAACGGTGGTGTTTTTTCGTTGCCGATTTCGAGGACTTGGTTGTGAGGTGGCTGTCAGGCAGGTGTGAATTCTGAATTCGTGCACGAGATTGTCTGTCATTACTTCTTGTAACTGGCAAACGCAAATCGCGAATAAGGACGACTGGCGTGAGATTCGCTCTTAAGCAATTTCCCTCGAGTTTTCGAATGTGATGCTCGAAATTGTGCCACTTCTCAGACCACATGATTTGTGATTCGGTTCGTGCCCACGCGCGTCTTCAGAGGCCCGCTGGCGTGGGATTGCGGAACCGACGTTTGAGGAAGGTCTTGACCTCTGTCTTCTAGATTTTATTCAGGACGCCGGATGTTCGTCAGGCATTCATGACATCACAGTTCGAGGTAATACGGCATTTGAGTTTGGGCGATGTTTGCGGCTCAATTTTTATGAGGAGCACCGATGCTGATCGAAACGACGGGGGTAGGGTTGTTGGAATCGAGTTCGTCCCAGCAAGTTGATTCGAGTCTCGGCGAAAAGCTCGATGTTCCTGCGTCGTACGACGGGTCGAACGTCGTGTTCCGGTTACTTCGGATCGAGACCTGGGGATCGGCCCTCATGAATCTGGGCTACTATCCGTTTTGGGGGCCCTTCAGCGGTTTGAATCTGCTCTCGAACACGGCGAATGCACAGGAACGCCTGGTTGTGAAGGCGTTAAACCTTCTGGAAATCGGCGTGCGCGATCGCGTGCTTGATATCGCCTGTGGACGTGGAAAAAGTTCGTTTATCGCTCAATGCCTATATCCTCAGTCAACGGTCGTGGGGATTGATCTTGTCGATGATCACGTGCAGGTGGCGCAGACGCTTTTCAATCGCATGGATCAATTGACCTATCAAGTCGGCAATGCGCAGCAGCTGCGATTTCCGGATGAATCGTTCGAGCGAGTCATCTGCATTGAAGCCGCGTTTCATTTCCCTGACCGAGCCGAATTCCTTCGCCAGGCGTATCGAGTGTTGCGTCCGGGTGGCAAGCTGGTGGTCATCGACTTCGCATGGAATAGTTGCGAGGATCGCCTGCATCGTCATGAGTCTGAAATGAAGCTGGTGCGCGACGTGTGGCAATGGAATGATTTTTTTTCGATCGAGGATTATGAGCATGAATCGCATCGCGCCGGATTTAGGTCGCGGGCACAGTACGACTGGAGTTCTCGCGTGACGAGGCCCGCCCAAAGATCCTTCGAATATCTGTCGCAACTGGGGAGTTCGACTTGGGGACGCAAGATTCTCGAATGGCGAAATCCGCTTTTTCGTGCTTTTTCCGATGAGGATTGGAGAGACCTGGCGCTGGCGGTTCGTGCACATCGCAGCGTGCAGGAACGCTCGAAATATATGGCATTCGTGTTTGAGAAGCCTGGGACGACAGTGGAACGCGAGTTGGTTGCCGGTTGAAATCCGGGCGATCATCGCGAATCACGCAGACCGTGGCGGCACCGAGTCGTCGAGAAACCAAGAATCGCGTTGGGGCGGCTTATTCGTTTTTGGTCGGGCGGCGATTCTTGGCGGCGTGGGGGTGCGCGTTTTCGTAGGTGTCGCGTAGACGCTTGGTGCTGACGTGCGTGTAGATCTGGGTTGTCGTCAGGCTTTTGTGGCCGAGCAGTTCCTGGACGGCGCGCAGGTCGGCTCCCCCATCGAGCATGTGGGTGGCAAAGGAATGTCGTAACG from the Schlesneria paludicola DSM 18645 genome contains:
- a CDS encoding class I SAM-dependent methyltransferase; its protein translation is MLIETTGVGLLESSSSQQVDSSLGEKLDVPASYDGSNVVFRLLRIETWGSALMNLGYYPFWGPFSGLNLLSNTANAQERLVVKALNLLEIGVRDRVLDIACGRGKSSFIAQCLYPQSTVVGIDLVDDHVQVAQTLFNRMDQLTYQVGNAQQLRFPDESFERVICIEAAFHFPDRAEFLRQAYRVLRPGGKLVVIDFAWNSCEDRLHRHESEMKLVRDVWQWNDFFSIEDYEHESHRAGFRSRAQYDWSSRVTRPAQRSFEYLSQLGSSTWGRKILEWRNPLFRAFSDEDWRDLALAVRAHRSVQERSKYMAFVFEKPGTTVERELVAG